The Roseibaca calidilacus genome has a window encoding:
- a CDS encoding antitoxin VbhA family protein — MCARKRLDPLVAQDRQYAASEAIAAQRLAGLAVDPGTIRDFDRFCSGEIDLVQLRARAESRFTS, encoded by the coding sequence GTGTGCGCTCGCAAGCGCCTTGACCCTTTGGTCGCACAGGATCGACAATACGCCGCCTCGGAAGCAATTGCGGCACAAAGGCTGGCGGGGCTGGCGGTCGATCCCGGCACCATTCGCGATTTCGACAGGTTCTGTTCTGGTGAGATCGATCTGGTTCAGCTGAGGGCGAGAGCGGAGAGCAGGTTCACGAGCTGA
- a CDS encoding DUF6634 family protein: MYQEFLRFPEHGSRTPSLVDLLHHLKRLDASCPSEGDLEGAPELCRWALVRRPASAYCQLTGYAAAHPRFEWGAPIVTSSVFQLDREFRWARTWSRFYLLSEFAPPTLRRMQAGGLISGDAELVDLG; the protein is encoded by the coding sequence ATGTACCAGGAATTCCTCCGGTTCCCGGAGCATGGGTCAAGGACGCCCAGCTTGGTCGACCTTCTTCACCATCTCAAACGGCTGGATGCCAGCTGCCCGAGTGAGGGGGACCTTGAAGGTGCGCCAGAGCTCTGCCGCTGGGCTCTCGTGCGCCGCCCCGCCTCAGCATACTGCCAGTTAACAGGATATGCAGCCGCACACCCCCGGTTTGAGTGGGGGGCACCTATTGTCACTTCATCGGTGTTCCAGCTGGACAGGGAATTCCGATGGGCACGCACCTGGAGCCGGTTCTACTTGCTCTCAGAATTTGCCCCGCCAACACTGCGCCGAATGCAAGCCGGTGGATTGATCAGCGGCGATGCAGAGCTGGTTGATCTCGGCTGA
- a CDS encoding metallophosphoesterase, with the protein MNFYTADPHFFHENILKFCNRPFQTVDEMNRKILHNYQSTVGPGDDLWVLGDLAVCHVNMADRLSEMLASIPGRKHLIVGNHDKPWVRRLQDWSSVHDLLEINDQGSRTVLCHYPMVTWPGARHGSIQLFGHVHQNFPGTRNCVNIGVDQWDFRPVTLREARKRAAGLEVNPLWGQVEPGAEI; encoded by the coding sequence ATGAATTTCTACACAGCTGATCCGCATTTCTTCCATGAGAACATCCTGAAATTCTGCAATCGACCGTTTCAAACCGTCGACGAGATGAACCGGAAAATTTTGCATAATTATCAATCCACTGTCGGTCCGGGGGACGATTTGTGGGTCTTGGGTGACCTCGCAGTATGCCATGTCAACATGGCAGATCGGCTGTCCGAAATGCTTGCATCGATCCCTGGTCGGAAGCACTTGATCGTCGGAAATCATGACAAACCATGGGTTCGCCGCCTACAGGATTGGTCGTCGGTACATGATCTGTTGGAAATCAACGATCAAGGCAGCAGAACCGTGCTCTGCCATTACCCGATGGTGACATGGCCCGGGGCTCGGCACGGTTCAATCCAGCTGTTCGGCCACGTCCACCAGAATTTTCCGGGCACGCGAAACTGTGTCAATATCGGGGTTGACCAGTGGGATTTCCGGCCGGTCACGTTGCGAGAAGCCAGGAAGCGAGCTGCGGGGCTCGAGGTGAACCCTTTGTGGGGACAGGTGGAACCCGGAGCGGAAATCTGA
- a CDS encoding metallophosphoesterase — translation MTVLIIADLHLDMWTEAGRDPFAGLSAAAWSGIEAVIVAGDLTNKPRIRWKYAIRHLSRYIDPGRVHILPGNHDYYDFKLDGEDRLAEIARSEGAHFLQKSEVVIGNTRLLCCTLWTDFALHGDVAASQAIAKSRMNDYRYIRNAGAGYRRIRPYETAAIHQDHRSWLETRLPQSHLGPTVVVTHHCPHPQLISATPGELDPIYGSDLTGLIQRHQPEAWMFGHTHFQAETVIGRTLLRNVSLGYPDQVLTGQEGQILRRGLIDLQNLE, via the coding sequence ATGACGGTACTGATTATTGCAGACCTGCATTTAGACATGTGGACCGAGGCCGGCCGGGACCCGTTTGCGGGGCTGTCTGCGGCGGCATGGTCCGGTATCGAAGCCGTCATCGTCGCTGGCGATTTGACGAACAAGCCGCGGATCCGCTGGAAATACGCGATCCGACACCTTTCGAGATACATCGATCCCGGGCGGGTTCACATCTTGCCTGGGAACCACGATTATTACGATTTCAAACTCGACGGTGAGGACCGCCTGGCCGAAATCGCTCGATCGGAAGGAGCACATTTCCTGCAGAAATCGGAAGTCGTGATCGGCAACACGCGGCTTCTGTGCTGCACTTTGTGGACCGACTTTGCGTTGCATGGCGACGTCGCAGCGTCGCAAGCAATCGCGAAATCCCGCATGAACGACTACCGCTACATCCGCAACGCAGGCGCCGGCTACCGCCGCATCAGGCCATACGAGACAGCGGCAATTCATCAGGATCATCGATCATGGCTCGAAACCCGGCTGCCCCAGTCCCATCTCGGACCGACGGTGGTCGTCACGCACCATTGCCCGCATCCGCAGTTGATCAGCGCAACGCCAGGCGAACTCGACCCGATCTATGGCTCGGACCTGACCGGCCTGATTCAGCGTCATCAGCCCGAGGCGTGGATGTTCGGTCACACCCATTTCCAAGCCGAAACAGTCATTGGGCGCACCCTTTTGCGGAACGTCAGCCTTGGGTATCCGGACCAGGTCCTAACTGGGCAGGAAGGGCAGATATTGCGGCGAGGATTGATCGACCTTCAAAACCTCGAATGA